The following coding sequences lie in one Heptranchias perlo isolate sHepPer1 unplaced genomic scaffold, sHepPer1.hap1 HAP1_SCAFFOLD_55, whole genome shotgun sequence genomic window:
- the LOC137315444 gene encoding uncharacterized protein, whose protein sequence is MARDLLCAFHLSIECGDVGLTVKPWAPKMQCYVSITPQWWSLDFKDESSLHVTLAYDMSGKNKELEDFYRSCVGTEWEVIRRAMVTGPEGRAEYVEIPSELWKEAPTTGYITRGAAKTMGWDPGYFEIKGAPHITREVNYPYHAKDLGPMEDVALPSIRQYPPKQQAIPSIDKLIAGLLTQGILIKFQSPCNTPILAVPKPGKPNQYRLVQDLRSINAIVQPLHALVPNPAHILAQVPATAKVFAVVDLQHAFFALPLDPSSQYLFAFTYKGQQYMWTRLPQGFVNSPTLFSRCLQEQLQTLTLKQGSALVQYVDDLLIASPDEQSNRKDTAQLLNHLSSLGYIVSQSKVLLGQQRVKFLGVMLSATERSLERSRIEPICQFPVPHTAKEVRQWMGMVNYCRQSIPNIALDTKLLTPYTSLEGKFQLDSDALGAFKRLNEALSQAPALGRPLYDRPFQLYSVSGTLLATWWHPMLQALAQSISSRCLICQQYNPGKGVPCEWGTTPLPEGPFETLQMDFIELQRCQGYKYVLVIVDVFSKWIEAYPTTDNKASTVVKVLMKEIIPRYGIPNQLSSDNGPHFVGQVNKEFCTQMGIKQQLHCAYRPQAAGLVERANQTLKYKLAKLQAETGTTWLKLLPIALFQIRTTPAGVARLSPAE, encoded by the exons ATGGCTAGAGACTTGCTATGTGCATTCCACCTGAGCATTGAGTGCGGGGACGTGGGACTGACTGTGAAACCATGGGCCCCTaaaatgcagtgttatgtttccatcaccccacaatggtggtctctagacttCAAAGATGAGAgttcccttcatgtaaccttggcttacgatatgagtgggaaaaataaggaattggaggacttttaccgaagctGTGTAGGAACGGAATGGGAAGTTATCCGTCGGGCTATGGTTACAGGtccagaagggagagcagagtatgttgagatcccctcagagttaTGGAAGGAAGCACCTACTACAGGTTACATCACTCGGGGTGCTGCGAAGACAATGGGATGGGATCCAGgatactttgaaataaagggagctCCACATATCACCCGGGAGGTGAATTACCCGTATCATGCGAAAGATTTAGGACCCATG GAAGATGTTGCACtaccctctattcgacaatatccaccaaagcaacaggcgataccaagcattgacaaactGATCGCTGGGTTGTTAACGCAAGGGATTTTGATCAAATTtcagtccccgtgtaacacgcccaTACTGGCAGTTCCGAAGCCAGGCAAGCCAaaccagtacagattagtacaggatttGCGATCAATCAATGCCATTGTACAGCCGCTGCATGCTCTAGTGCCCAATCCAGCTCACATTCTGGCTCAAGTTCCTGCAACAGCCAAAGTCTTTGCAGTAGTCGATCTCCAACACGCCTTTTTCGCTTTGCCGCTGGACCCATCAAGTCAGTacctttttgccttcacttacaagggacagcaatatatgtggacccgactgccacaaggcttcgttAATTCACCAACGTTATTTTCTAGATGCTTACAGGAGCAATTACAGACATTGACTTTAAAACAAGGGTCTGCTCTCGTCCAGTATGTGGATGATttgttgatagccagccctgatgagcagagtaaccgaaaagacactgcccaactgctaaatcacttatcctcaCTAGGATACATAGTATCCCAATCGAAAGTACTGTtgggccaacagagggttaagtttcttggagtcatgctctcagcaactgagcggagcttagaaagaagcaggattgaaccaatctgtcaattccctgtacctcaCACTGCAAAGGAGGttcggcagtggatgggaatggtaaactattgcagacagtcGATCCCCAACATTGctttggacactaaattattaactcCGTATACCAGCTTAGAGGGCaaatttcaactagattctgaCGCCTTAGGGGCATTTAAGAGATTAAAtgaagctttgtcacaagcacccgcattggggagaccgctgtatgacagaccatttcagttgtact ctgttagtggtacgctgctggccacttggtggcatcctatgttgcaagccctagcccagAGTATTAGCAGTCGctgtctcatttgtcaacaatacaaccctgggaagggagtgccttgcgaatggggaacgacccctttgccggaaggtccctttgagaccctccagatggactTCATTGAGTTgcaaagatgtcagggttataaatatgtcctagttattgttgatgtatttagtaaatggatagaggcctatccgacaacagataacaaagcctccactgttgtaaaagttctgatgaaagagatcatcccgagatacggaatcccaaatcaattgagttcagataacggccctcattttgtgggtcaggtgaacaaggaattctgcacccaaatgggcattaaacaacagttacactgtgcctacaggccacaggccgctgggttggtcgaacgagctaatcagactttgaaatataaactggctaaactgcaggcagagactggtactacttggcttaaacttcttcctatcgccttatttcagatacgtactactccggctggggtagcacggttaagtcctgctgaa
- the LOC137315450 gene encoding probable G-protein coupled receptor 139 — protein sequence MGYPVIFQIEDIYYPVLSAVGVPVNLVAIVILSRGKCGLSKCISRYLVGMAVADLLVVIIGVILNWIGMIYFRDSFLLITPVCSFIIFLSEATTEVSVWFTVAFTFDRFVAICCEKLKTKYCTERTAAVVLGTVSVLGCLQSVPWYFAYEPGDIIDHVPWFCVIKSSFRTSPAWSAFEMFHLILTPCVPFCLILLFNVLTVRRILISSRVRRGLRGRSNGENQSDPEMENRKKSIILLFSISGSFILLWLTKVVFLIYLRIADIRYFHSYTDPVFLTEHTAKMLQLLSSCTNTCIYVLTQTKFREELNNAVKYPLNLIV from the exons atgggatatccagtaatatttcagatagaagacatttattatcctgttctttcagcggttggagttccag ttaacttggtggcgattgtgatcctgtcccgaggaaagtgcggtctctccaaatgtatcagtcgctacctggtgggaatggcagtggccgatctcctggtcgttatcattggtgtgatattgaattggattggtatgatttatttcagagattcattcctgctcattactcccgtgtgtagttttattatcttTTTGAGTGAAGCAACCACggaggtttctgtctggttcacagtcgctttcacctttgatcgatttgtggccatttgttgtgagaagctgaaaactaaatattgcaccgagagaacggcggctgtggttctgggaacagtgagtgtgctgggctgtttacaGAGTGTCCCCTGGTATTTTGCATATGAACCTGGTGATATAATTGatcatgttccctggttttgtgtgattAAATCGAGCTTTCGTACTTCTCCCGCATGgtccgcatttgagatgtttcaccttaTTTTAACACCTTGTgtaccgttctgtctgattttgctgttcaatgttctgactgtcaggcgtattttaatatccagtcgagtccgcaggggactccggggccgcagcaatggagagaatcagagtgatccagagatggagaaccgaaagaaatccatcattttactcttcagtatatcgggcagttttatactgttgtggctgacaaaggttgtgtttttaatttatctgcgaattgcagacattcggtattttcACTCCTACACTGATCCTGTTTttctcacagaacacacagcaaagatgctgcagcttctcagttcctgcacaaacacgtgtatttatgtcctgacccagactaaatttagagaggagctgaataacgcggtgaaatacccactcaatctaattgtt